Part of the Methanobrevibacter boviskoreani JH1 genome is shown below.
GGAAAAATGTTTTAGCAGTAAATCACATGTTCTCTTTTTTTTACCCACAGATTAATAAGGGAAATATGATTTAGTGCTATTTTTTTTAAAAATTATTATTACTTTTTTTATTTTTTTTAATAATATATACTACTTTTAAAGAAGAAAATAAAAATATTTATATAGTATGTAGTACAATATAATATTGTAAAAACAAATAGGAGGTGGAAAAAATTAAAGAAAAAGATGAAAAAATCTTAACTATTATTATCCTACTATTACAAATAGTTAAGATATTACTAATAAAATATTAAGGGAGAAATCCCTAATAACTTTTATGGTAATATATTCTTTTTCTTAATATATAAAAATTTCCAAAAAAATAATGGGGTGAGAAAAATGAATTATATTATAAATATAATAGAATTAATTTTATTAATACTCTTAATATATTTAATATATAAAAATTTCAAAGAAAATAAAAAATTAAACAAAAACCAATATTTTTACATAATATTTGTTGTAATAATAATATTCGGCATAATAATAGAATATTTGATATTATAAAAGAGATATAACAATATATTTCTTTTATTTTTTTAAAAAGGGGAAATAGGATATGGGAAAATATACTTCAATTAAAATAAATTCAAATCTTGCAGATGAACTAAAAATATTAAAAGAAGAAAACAATCTTGCATCATTAAATGAGGTAATAGAAAAACTAATACCAAATGCAGTAAACGAGGAATACCAATTCAACCGCGAACCACCAGCATTCACACTAAAAGGATCTAAAGAGAATTTACCCATAAGTTACAGTATGCTTAAAAAATCCGATAATGGCAAAACATGGAGCACTGACTTAATGGAAGCAACAATATTATTTAATGATAACTATGGTTGTTTAATCCGCTTCATGATACCAAACACAGACGAAGTAGATTGCATTTATTACCACTACTTAAAATAAAAAAAATATTATTATCCTCTTGTTCTCATTTTTTTTTCAAAATTAATAACGCTTTCTATAAAAATGAATATTAATAATAAACCCTTATTTTTTTATTAAATTCAATTGAAGATTTCATTAAAAAATTATAAAAATCAGTTTTAATAATACATGTTATTATATAAGAAAAAAAGGGAATACATACAAAAATGTAGATAGTTCCTGGCGGAGTCGAACCGCCATCACAAGATCCAGGGTCTCGTATGATTGCCATTACACTAAGGAACTATAAAAAACAATAAAACTAATTTATTAATTTATATAAATCATTAAATTAATACTATTACTATAATATGTTTTTCATGATTTATAATGTTTTTCAATAATTATTATAGTAATTCCAACTATAAAAGGATATCCCAATATCCTTTATAAGTCGGTGTCGAATTATTATAAAATAATTATTTTTTAGAATGTAATTTAAGGGGTTTATATGAGTGATATTAGTTTTTATGGCGGAGTAGATGAGATTGGTGGAAACAAGATCAAATTGGATATGGATTCCACATCACTTTTACTTGATTTTGGAATGAGCTTTAAGCAATACGGTAAGTTTTTCTCAGAATTCATTAATCCTAGAAAGGCTAACGGTATCGGGGACTTTATTGAACTGGGACTTATACCTGATGTTAAGGGAATATACAGGTCTGATTTTCTAGGTCATATGGGAATCCCACAGGAGGAAAAACCTGCCGTGGACGGTCTGCTTCTATCACATGCACATGCGGACCATGCGGATTACATATCACATCTTAGAAGTGACATTCCGATTTACATGACCCGGAACTCCAAGATAATACTGCAGGTTATTGGTGAGACAGGTCTCAACTCCGGTTTCAAGGATATCTATCAATATAAAACACAGTTTACCTATGTTCCCAAAAAAACCGGCAGCGGTTTCAAGAAGCTTACAGGTGATGAGGCCAAACATCCGAGGGATATTCGAATACTTGAGCCTTATGATGTTCAAGCTATCGGGGACTTAAACGTTCAGCTTGCGCCTGTTGATCACTCACTTCCAGGTGCCGCAGGTTTTCTAATTGAGGGGAGCCAGGAAAACGTTGTATATACTGGGGACCTACGTTTCCACGGTAGAAACAGGGATTTGACCAGGGACTTTGTAAAACATGCCAGAAGATTCTCACCTAATGTCATGATATGTGAGGGTACAAGAATCAACAGTGAGGAATATAGAAAGGAATTCGACGATGAAGGAAACAGAATCGAGTATCTTGAACTGGAGGAGGATATCGAGGAGAGGGTCTATAATCTAATAGGTGACTTCAAGGGCCTTGTCATCGCCAATTTCCCCCTCAGGGATCTTGACAGGCTGATTACCTTCCATAACATTGCAAAGGAGACCGACAGAACATTGCTCGTTTCCACTAAACAGGCATATATGTTAAAGCTCATTGAGGAGGAAAACGAGGAGAAGACCATCTATCCAAGTATCCATGATGAGAATATTGGAATATATATAAGGCGTAAGGGCGACGGACTTGTATCCTCCCTGAGAAATGGTGATGGCCATTCAAGTGATTTCTATGTTTCAAAGGATAATAATTGGGTTAATGCAGATGAGGACATCTATATAAAGGAATATGAAAAATGGGAAAGGGAATTTCTGGACTATGATAACGCATACACCTATAGGGATATCCAGGATAATGAATCGGGCTTTATCATACGCCTTGATAATTTTTCATTCATGGAGCTGATCGATATTAAACCTGAAAATGCGATCTATCTTCACAGTACAACCGAACCATTTAATGAGGAGATGGAGATGAATTATGAGATAACCGAAAATTGGCTGAACCATTTTGATATTCCAATCTATAACCACTTCCATGTATCAGGTCATGCGAAGGGTCCTGAACTTCTTGAGATGGTAAGGGAGATTCATCCCGATGTTTTATATCCTGTCCATACGGAGCATGCCGAGTTATATGACGTGCTAAAGGATGATGGCATAAAGGTTATTCATCCCAGCTTGTCCAAATAGAAATTAATATTTCTTGTAAAATGATTATTTAATCGACTTTTTTTATTTTAATTTTTTATCTTTACTATGCTTCTAATTGGGGTTTTTTTAATAGTGTATTTAAGTAGATTTCATTTTTACTAGGCTTCTAAATGGGTTTTTTAATATTGTATTTAATCGGATTTCATTTTTGTCAGGTTTTTATATTGCTTTTTTAATATTCTATTTAAGTAGATTTGATAAAAATTATATATCACTTTAAATAAAGTACTAATATGAATTTTAAAGAGGAATTGATGAAAGGGGATTCTGGATATTCAAGGCTTCAGAAGTATTTAATCTATTTTTCATGTGCACTACTTTTCATCTGTATGTTTCTACAGTTCTGGATAGATGTAAATCAATATAACTTTAATTTTGCTGTAGCCATTGGAGTTTTTTTAATTTTCTTTATCTACATTGTATCCAAGGATGAAAGATTGATTCCAAATTCAAACAGTAAATCCGAGGCCATATTTGCACTTATCATGACCATAGTCTTGCTTATGGTTGTTGTGGCGGTTTATTGGAACACTAGCCTGCTTAACGTTTCATTTGTTTTGGCATCATCCATTGTTAACCTGGTGGTTTTCATTCCACATGCCCTATCCTGAAGACTATTATTAAATTACTTTTTTTTATTTTACTCTATTTTTTAAGATTTTAGAATAAATGCTGAAATCCATTTAATTAG
Proteins encoded:
- a CDS encoding MBL fold metallo-hydrolase → MSDISFYGGVDEIGGNKIKLDMDSTSLLLDFGMSFKQYGKFFSEFINPRKANGIGDFIELGLIPDVKGIYRSDFLGHMGIPQEEKPAVDGLLLSHAHADHADYISHLRSDIPIYMTRNSKIILQVIGETGLNSGFKDIYQYKTQFTYVPKKTGSGFKKLTGDEAKHPRDIRILEPYDVQAIGDLNVQLAPVDHSLPGAAGFLIEGSQENVVYTGDLRFHGRNRDLTRDFVKHARRFSPNVMICEGTRINSEEYRKEFDDEGNRIEYLELEEDIEERVYNLIGDFKGLVIANFPLRDLDRLITFHNIAKETDRTLLVSTKQAYMLKLIEEENEEKTIYPSIHDENIGIYIRRKGDGLVSSLRNGDGHSSDFYVSKDNNWVNADEDIYIKEYEKWEREFLDYDNAYTYRDIQDNESGFIIRLDNFSFMELIDIKPENAIYLHSTTEPFNEEMEMNYEITENWLNHFDIPIYNHFHVSGHAKGPELLEMVREIHPDVLYPVHTEHAELYDVLKDDGIKVIHPSLSK